One genomic region from Amia ocellicauda isolate fAmiCal2 chromosome 4, fAmiCal2.hap1, whole genome shotgun sequence encodes:
- the prr33 gene encoding uncharacterized protein prr33: protein MLMSYTLTIANQPGLPQQYPPPLLPKPSKDNARLQKLLKKTSKKKSVPPTPQTPVPFRSSLSPVSEASPDLERSDHSTPPRTPEMPAYAGTLQPSRFFIKPVIQHAPSPYPNQIPFSYGKPGRISPQPFTTPSRALEHQAPIHKQAPAPAPAPFQQAVERNHAHPSTLFPTTAVAAAPTTKSLGLEGNGSSTHLEFTTQHASGTEVPKPKTPLFDVPQIKTYTAKSSTYEASLYDISGIKSTSYATSLATLTRSKTPTFEVRRVMTPTYEVSTTKTLSHEVPRPKTPLFQVSRPKTPVFETPRPKTPLYGSSPAGTSCYDISKAAHEIPAVKTTIHAFPTPNTPSYEASRSKAPSNDVSSTVKPSVEDVGLKSPKFEVSQNQNNISPHEASKAPSHAVISPRTPNGLPVSSELSYEIPRPKTPSNGVSRPKTPSYEVQRSKTPTHDLSRPKTPSYEPPKSKPKSQYYGMTPASIFDSVRAATPSFGISRPKTPTNEASRPQPPLYEPSRPKTPPNETSTTSSATPSYEVPQSKTLTREIDGPITSSSEMTGSKTSMLEGSVHKASMYSLSVATSLSSNETPRPKTPSNDVQRPKTPSYELQPTYEGYRAKTPTYEAGVPKFPIYPMSRARTSTYEFNRAKTQTTKSVTETHIQQEKAPTQEAPRPKTPTYEGYRAKTPTQEAAEPTPPVYPVSRAKTPTYEFSRAKTPTTEVVTGKHTQQEKAPTLETQRPKTPTLQTTRAKTAMNEVSSADTPQKPSLPASHPSGVNLALPSSHPGDGLKDQVAKAKPETAEANVTASQDKAAPPAGPSAPKENGKISDSFPKAEPLLKVPQKPKGLKSKLSGWSRLKKHMVVEPEEPKFPEPEPIPEPKPESEPKKEIPEHKNDKPKASESADQSSGKEVEKHKDSRATKMWDAVLFQMFSAKECIMQHITNTKPETEKKHTAQEKKDLPSFIYHLPLLLYKPRFDARKLKEAASRPLTKITSVFEMGLLSRKNTEEEPKDFNRTAKGWDLK, encoded by the coding sequence ATGCTGATGTCGTACACTTTAACAATTGCTAACCAACCAGGACTTCCCCAGCAGTACCCTCCCCCACTGCTGCCGAAGCCTAGCAAGGACAATGCCCGGCTGCAGAAGCTGCTGAAGAAAACCTCCAAGAAAAAGTCTGTCCCCCCAACCCCGCAAACCCCTGTCCCTTTCCGCTCCAGCCTCTCCCCGGTGAGTGAGGCCAGTCCTGACCTCGAGCGCAGCGATCACTCCACGCCTCCCAGGACACCAGAAATGCCAGCCTATGCGGGTACCCTGCAGCCATCCAGGTTCTTCATCAAGCCAGTGATCCAGCACGCACCGTCCCCGTATCCAAACCAAATACCCTTCAGTTACGGCAAGCCCGGAAGAATCTCCCCGCAGCCGTTTACTACACCAAGCCGTGCCTTAGAACATCAAGCTCCGATCCACAAGCAAGCTCCTGCCCCAGCTCCTGCCCCCTTTCAACAGGCTGTGGAAAGGAACCATGCTCATCCTTCGACTCTGTTCCCTACAACAGCTGTGGCAGCAGCACCGACAACCAAGTCCCTAGGGCTTGAGGGCAATGGAAGCTCTACGCACTTGGAATTTACCACTCAACATGCATCTGGAACTGAAGTTCCAAAACCCAAAACCCCTTTATTTGATGTTCCCCAAATCAAGACGTACACAGCGAAAAGTTCAACATATGAGGCATCACTTTATGACATTTCTGGAATTAAATCAACTTCTTATGCAACATCTTTGGCAACACTTACAAGAAGTAAAACTCCTACATTTGAGGTTAGGAGAGTTATGACACCAACATATGAAGTTTCCACGACTAAAACTCTCTCCCATGAAGTGCCCAGGCCAAAGACCCCTTTGTTTCAAGTTTCCAGGCCAAAAACTCCTGTTTTTGAAACACCTAGACCCAAGACACCATTATATGGAAGCTCTCCAGCTGGAACATCATGCTATGACATTTCAAAGGCTGCACATGAGATCCCAGCTGTTAAGACAACTATACATGCATTTCCTACTCCTAACACACCATCTTATGAAGCATCAAGATCTAAAGCCCCTTCTAATGATGTCTCTTCAACTGTAAAACCATCTGTCGAAGATGTAGGCCTGAAATCACCCAAGTTTGAAGTCtctcaaaatcaaaataacatttcCCCACATGAAGCTTCGAAAGCTCCTTCACATGCTGTAATAAGTCCTAGAACTCCAAATGGATTACCAGTATCCAGTGAACTCTCGTATGAGATTCCAAGACCTAAAACCCCCTCCAATGGAGTGTCAAGACCCAAGACTCCTTCGTATGAAGTCCAGAGATCCAAGACTCCTACCCATGATCTCTCTAGACCTAAAACTCCTTCATATGAACCTCCTAAATCTAAGCCTAAATCACAATATTATGGCATGACCCCAGCTTCAATTTTTGATAGTGTCCGAGCTGCCACACCCTCTTTTGGCATTTCGAGACCTAAAACCCCAACAAATGAAGCATCAAGACCCCAACCCCCATTATATGAACCATCCAGACCTAAAACACCTCCCAATGAAACATCCACAACATCATCAGCAACTCCATCTTATGAAGTCCCTCAATCCAAAACACTCACTAGAGAAATTGATGGGCCTATAACCTCTTCAAGTGAAATGACAGGATCTAAAACTTCTATGCTTGAAGGGTCTGTCCATAAAGCATCTATGTATAGTTTATCTGTAGCTACATCATTATCTTCAAATGAAACCCCAAGACCAAAAACACCTTCTAATGATGTACAAAGACCTAAAACACCTTCATATGAATTACAGCCAACTTATGAAGGATACAGGGCTAAAACACCCACATATGAAGCAGGGGTGCCCAAGTTCCCAATATATCCAATGTCAAGAGCTAGAACATCCACTTATGAGTTCAATAGGGCAAAAACACAAACCACCAAAAGTGTAACTGAAACGCATATCCAACAAGAGAAAGCACCAACACAGGAAGCACCTAGACCTAAAACACCTACTTACGAAGGATACAGAGCTAAAACACCAACACAGGAAGCAGCTGAGCCAACACCCCCTGTATATCCAGTGTCCAGAGCTAAAACGCCTACTTATGAGTTCAGCAGGGCAAAAACACCAACCACCGAAGTTGTGACTGGAAAACATACTCAACAAGAGAAAGCACCAACACTGGAAACACAGAGACCCAAGACCCCTACTTTGCAAACTACTAGGGCCAAAACTGCTATGAATGAAGTTTCAAGTGCAGATACCCCCCAAAAGCCTTCACTGCCAGCAAGTCATCCAAGTGGTGTGAACCTAGCTCTGCCTTCATCTCACCCAGGAGATGGGCTTAAAGACCAGGTTGCAAAAGCCAAACCAGAAACTGCAGAAGCCAATGTCACTGCTTCACAAGACAAAGCAGCACCTCCAGCTGGACCATCAGCTCCAAAGGAAAACGGTAAAATCAGTGACTCTTTTCCAAAAGCAGAACCTCTGCTAAAGGTACCGCAAAAACCAAAGGGGCTGAAATCCAAACTCAGTGGCTGGTCTCGGCTTAAGAAGCATATGGTGGTGGAGCCTGAAGAGCCCAAGTTTCCCGAGCCTGAACCTATACCTGAACCCAAGCCTGAGTCTGAGCCCAAGAAAGAAATTCCAGAACACAAAAATGACAAGCCCAAAGCCTCAGAAAGTGCCGACCAGTCCAGTGGCAAGGAGGTGGAGAAACACAAAGACTCCAGAGCGACTAAAATGTGGGATGCTGTCCTG